One segment of Syngnathus typhle isolate RoL2023-S1 ecotype Sweden linkage group LG9, RoL_Styp_1.0, whole genome shotgun sequence DNA contains the following:
- the LOC133159783 gene encoding protein FAM124A, producing MEKNSVEDECVDSGAETAGSDYSPLSSTSSDVWMGDLQRDPFLVSVHLIADPGEGDVLQRATDSVLAWLHPELQLFRVSERAASSERPRPKHRHNAPQPALAVILFLLEGNGGGQELLLLPPWRYHHSEDVSGGRRSGAASTQDFFTLGSGTPPWALRRVRYGKGTLRMTLYCCHDNYAHTVRLYKLLLGRRLAHKKPDFCFLVVYANPHLEVQMAFRKLPRGRRPAPLDATVVEVRVRDVGALVPLLPNACRPISDVRWQTQDYDGNKILLQVQGAHWSRRHPHRAVPRHRDLHHQASLRSLPLGSQEDFYPEWCQPSEGRGGLSGSLFSLPNLSSSPGPPASPPRPNRRSRSLQRSASLAPPFRLNVDALVGAEETDVDTGTTVRAGGVDLSVMSAYVHQAFPPASHYQHLDQEDKTALPKRTKDGERSTAPPNGENHEALVEGRAGEEFEEFYI from the exons GTCTGATTACAGTCCGTTGTCATCTACGAGCA gcGACGTTTGGATGGGCGACCTCCAGCGGGATCCTTTCCTGGTGAGCGTCCACCTGATAGCGGACCCGGGCGAGGGCGACGTCCTTCAGCGGGCAACGGACAGCGTTCTGGCATGGTTGCACCCTGAGCTGCAGCTCTTCAGGGTGTCGGAGCGCGCCGCCTCCTCCGAGCGTCCTCGACCCAAGCACCGGCACAATGCTCCTCAACCGGCCTTGGCGGTCATTTTGTTCCTCCTGGAGGGCAACGGTGGTGGccaggagctgctgctgcttccacCTTGGCGCTATCATCATAGCGAAGATGTGAGTGGCGGGCGGCGCTCGGGAGCGGCGTCCACGCAGGATTTTTTCACGCTAGGGTCCGGCACTCCGCCGTGGGCTCTGAGGAGGGTCCGCTACGGTAAAGGGACGCTACGTATGACCCTGtactgttgccatgacaactacGCCCACACGGTGCGGTTGTACAAGCTTCTGCTGGGACGCCGGTTGGCCCACAAGAAACCCGACTTCTGCTTCTTGGTGGTCTACGCCAACCCCCATCTGGAGGTCCAGATGGCTTTCAGGAAGTTGCCCAGGGGGAGGCGCCCGGCCCCTCTGGACGCGACCGTGGTGGAGGTGAGGGTGCGAGACGTGGGCGCCCTGGTGCCACTCCTGCCCAATGCGTGCCGGCCCATCAGTGACGTGAGGTGGCAGACGCAAGACTACGATGGCAATAAAATACTACTGCAG GTGCAAGGTGCTCACTGGAGCCGTCGCCATCCTCATCGGGCGGTGCCCCGCCACAGGGACTTGCATCATCAGGCGTCTCTGCGCTCCCTCCCACTGGGCAGCCAGGAGGACTTCTATCCTGAGTGGTGCCAACCCTCAGAGGGACGGGGCGGACTCTCTGGATCGCTCTTCTCGCTGCCGAACCTCAGCTCCTCGCCGGGACCCCCGGCCAGCCCGCCTCGCCCGAATCGTCGCAGCCGCTCTCTCCAGCGGAGCGCCTCTCTTGCTCCTCCCTTTCGTCTCAATGTGGATGCCCTGGTGGGGGCCGAGGAGACAGACGTGGACACGGGTACCACGGTCCGAGCGGGCGGCGTGGACCTCAGCGTGATGTCGGCTTACGTCCACCAAGCTTTCCCGCCGGCCTCCCACTACCAGCATCTTGATCAGGAAGACAAAACGGCCCTGCCAAAGAGGACAAAAGACGGGGAACGCTCCACAGCGCCACCCAATGGCGAAAACCATGAAGCGCTTGTAGAAGGACGTGCAGGAGAAGAATTTGAGGAATTCTATATTTGA